The following proteins come from a genomic window of Mammaliicoccus sp. Marseille-Q6498:
- a CDS encoding DUF1273 domain-containing protein, producing MMTSIYFTGYKPFELNIFKDDQQEVKVIKAYIKEMIENEIEEGLEWVIVSGQLGFELWAAEVTIDMKNKYPELKLAILTPFLNHFNKWNETNQQKYQNIVAHADYVNAIHQSEYQGAFQFQQANDFILGNTDKTILFYDDEQEASPKYFKSKLVDFAEETNYTYVVITFTDLQDFMEFNYKNEYES from the coding sequence ATCATGACATCAATCTATTTTACTGGCTATAAACCATTCGAGTTGAATATATTTAAAGATGATCAACAAGAAGTAAAAGTCATTAAAGCTTATATAAAGGAAATGATAGAAAACGAAATCGAAGAAGGACTTGAATGGGTGATCGTTTCAGGTCAACTTGGATTTGAACTTTGGGCAGCTGAAGTAACAATAGATATGAAAAATAAATACCCAGAATTAAAATTGGCTATTTTAACACCTTTTTTAAATCATTTTAATAAATGGAACGAAACCAATCAGCAAAAATATCAAAATATCGTCGCACATGCAGATTATGTGAATGCGATACATCAAAGTGAATACCAAGGTGCATTTCAATTTCAACAAGCTAACGACTTTATATTAGGAAACACAGACAAGACCATTTTATTTTATGATGATGAACAAGAAGCTTCACCAAAGTACTTTAAAAGTAAGTTAGTTGATTTTGCGGAAGAGACAAATTATACTTATGTTGTTATTACATTCACGGATTTGCAAGACTTTATGGAATTTAATTATAAGAATGAATATGAATCTTAA
- a CDS encoding YppE family protein has protein sequence MLQELIDKLTEMQQIFKNAKDDHEYDFYKDVVPFVEEVDHLLEAFTVHQASILKLQYMNQQKYELLIDNYKELSVECHYKRTSKKIFLEKHKAVQHDLNYILRHLGDLS, from the coding sequence ATGTTACAAGAACTAATAGACAAACTTACAGAAATGCAACAAATCTTTAAAAATGCTAAAGATGATCATGAATATGACTTTTACAAAGATGTCGTTCCGTTTGTTGAAGAAGTAGACCATTTACTAGAAGCATTTACAGTTCATCAAGCATCCATATTAAAATTACAATATATGAACCAACAAAAATATGAATTACTCATTGATAACTATAAAGAACTCTCAGTTGAATGTCATTACAAACGAACAAGTAAAAAAATATTTTTAGAAAAGCATAAAGCAGTTCAACACGACTTAAATTATATATTAAGACATTTAGGTGATTTATCATGA
- a CDS encoding cytochrome B5, which translates to MHKYEKLWLKIGTGSLILFLVILIVTGLHNGHTPAASGREYINPDKVDQIEPFNKPGLHKVSGKDYDYELVFVASAFNYQPGKVEIPKGSKVKIIATSKDTLHGFSLPGTNVNMMLEPGHISHYIKKFDKKAEYLILCNEYCGVGHADMKSMIKVVDKK; encoded by the coding sequence GTGCATAAATATGAAAAGTTGTGGCTGAAAATCGGTACGGGTTCATTAATTTTGTTTCTAGTTATTTTAATTGTTACGGGGTTACATAATGGACATACGCCTGCAGCTTCTGGGAGAGAATATATTAATCCTGACAAAGTAGATCAAATCGAACCGTTTAATAAACCTGGATTACATAAAGTTAGCGGTAAAGATTATGATTATGAACTTGTATTCGTAGCTTCTGCTTTTAACTATCAACCAGGGAAAGTAGAAATTCCTAAAGGTTCTAAAGTAAAAATTATTGCGACAAGTAAAGATACATTACACGGTTTCAGTTTACCAGGTACGAACGTAAATATGATGCTAGAACCTGGACACATTAGTCATTATATTAAAAAGTTCGATAAAAAAGCTGAATACCTTATCTTATGTAATGAATACTGCGGTGTAGGACATGCAGATATGAAGTCGATGATAAAGGTTGTGGATAAGAAATGA
- a CDS encoding transglycosylase domain-containing protein, giving the protein MSKSNASSSKNNNEQPKKKRNIKRTLIKVFGILVLAFLAMVIIGVLVFAYYAWKAPAFNDSSLKDSLPTKIYDKNDKLVTTLYTGQKREHVKFDDVPDKMKDAVLATEDNRFYDHGALDYKRLSGAVMKNFTGGFGSQGASTLTQQVVKRAFLTDKKSVERKAQEAYLSYRLEQEYSKDEIFEMYLNKIYYSDGIYGSQTAAKYYFNKKLKDLNLAETAYLAGLPQVPNQYNIYDNPKSAEKRKDTVLYLMERHGRITKKEMEDAQNTPIDKNLVKRTVQERNEAMTATHGKEYASYINYVKQEVQSNKAFKGQSLDDIMSSGLKIYTNMDKDVQKTLQDSVDNGTFYKNKDQITGSSIVDTKTGKLVGISGGKNFKDVVDRNQATDLHPTGSSLKPILSYGPAIENMHYATNHKIQDETEYDINGSTFKNYDGQGHGSVTMADALARSYNIPALKTWQETNQQAGDKAVKNFASKVNLNYKNEIGPSEVLGGSQSEFSPTQLASAFASFGNGGTYNEAKSVRKVVTQDDETIKFSSSSHKAMEDYTAYMLTSMLKGTFEAYGSAYGYKVNGVNVAAKTGTGTYGDETYNQYQLPENAAKDVWITGYSPQYTMSVWMGFNKVKEYGENSFLGHDEQVKPQILFNDVMSKISNYDGADFERPDSVTGEGKNLSVKGNEDSQTTSSSAPSSNSGTDTGGSSSDSSDSNNSTGSNYNFSDNNNNVTTNEPQTNARSTTRSNTTQQAATTEESTTEESTTEEATTQEKSTTEEASSSSSSRSTEQAAEKAKDE; this is encoded by the coding sequence ATGAGTAAATCAAATGCTTCTAGTAGTAAAAATAACAACGAACAGCCTAAGAAAAAGAGAAACATCAAAAGGACATTAATAAAGGTGTTCGGAATACTCGTCTTAGCATTTTTGGCAATGGTAATAATCGGAGTGCTCGTATTTGCATATTATGCTTGGAAAGCTCCAGCATTCAATGATAGTTCATTGAAAGATTCCTTGCCTACTAAGATTTACGATAAGAATGACAAGCTAGTTACAACGCTTTATACAGGACAGAAGAGAGAACATGTTAAATTCGATGATGTTCCAGATAAGATGAAAGACGCTGTTTTAGCAACGGAAGATAATCGATTTTATGATCACGGTGCATTAGATTATAAACGTTTATCAGGTGCAGTAATGAAGAACTTTACAGGTGGCTTTGGTTCACAAGGTGCTTCTACACTTACACAACAAGTTGTAAAACGAGCATTTTTAACAGATAAGAAATCAGTAGAAAGAAAAGCTCAAGAGGCATACCTTTCTTACAGATTAGAACAAGAATATTCTAAAGATGAAATTTTTGAAATGTATTTAAACAAAATTTATTATTCTGACGGTATTTACGGTTCACAAACTGCAGCTAAATATTATTTTAATAAGAAATTGAAGGATCTTAACTTGGCTGAAACAGCATACTTAGCTGGTTTACCTCAAGTACCTAACCAATATAATATTTATGATAATCCTAAATCTGCAGAAAAACGTAAAGACACAGTGCTTTATTTAATGGAAAGACACGGCAGAATTACTAAGAAAGAAATGGAAGACGCTCAAAATACACCAATAGATAAGAACTTAGTTAAGAGAACAGTACAAGAAAGAAATGAAGCAATGACAGCAACACACGGTAAAGAATACGCTTCATACATTAACTATGTTAAACAAGAAGTACAAAGTAACAAAGCGTTTAAAGGACAATCTTTAGATGACATTATGTCTAGTGGCCTTAAAATCTACACAAACATGGACAAAGATGTTCAAAAAACATTACAAGATTCAGTAGATAATGGTACATTCTACAAAAATAAAGACCAAATTACGGGTTCTTCTATTGTAGATACGAAGACAGGTAAACTTGTTGGTATCAGTGGTGGTAAGAACTTTAAAGATGTAGTTGATCGAAATCAAGCTACAGACCTACACCCTACTGGTTCATCACTTAAACCAATTTTATCTTATGGTCCAGCTATAGAGAATATGCATTACGCAACAAACCATAAGATACAAGATGAAACTGAATACGATATAAATGGTAGTACTTTTAAAAACTATGACGGTCAAGGACATGGATCAGTAACAATGGCAGATGCACTTGCACGTTCATACAACATCCCAGCATTGAAAACTTGGCAAGAAACAAATCAACAAGCTGGTGACAAAGCAGTTAAGAACTTTGCATCTAAAGTTAATTTAAACTATAAAAATGAAATTGGACCTTCAGAAGTACTTGGTGGTTCACAATCAGAATTCTCACCTACTCAATTAGCATCAGCATTTGCTAGTTTTGGTAATGGTGGTACTTATAACGAAGCTAAATCAGTTAGAAAAGTCGTGACACAAGACGATGAAACGATTAAGTTCTCAAGTAGTAGCCATAAAGCTATGGAAGATTACACAGCATACATGTTAACTTCTATGCTTAAAGGTACATTCGAAGCTTACGGTTCAGCTTACGGTTATAAAGTTAATGGCGTTAACGTTGCTGCTAAGACTGGTACTGGTACTTATGGTGATGAAACATATAACCAATATCAATTACCTGAAAATGCAGCAAAAGACGTATGGATAACGGGTTATTCACCACAATATACAATGTCAGTTTGGATGGGCTTCAATAAAGTTAAAGAATACGGTGAAAATTCATTCTTAGGACATGACGAACAAGTTAAACCACAAATTCTATTCAATGATGTAATGTCTAAAATTTCTAATTACGACGGCGCAGACTTTGAAAGACCTGATTCAGTAACTGGTGAAGGAAAAAACTTAAGTGTTAAAGGTAATGAAGATAGCCAAACAACAAGCAGTTCAGCTCCTTCAAGCAATAGTGGTACTGATACTGGTGGTAGTAGTAGTGATTCAAGTGATAGCAATAATTCAACAGGAAGTAACTATAACTTCTCAGACAATAACAACAATGTAACAACTAACGAACCACAAACAAACGCTAGAAGCACAACAAGATCAAATACGACACAACAAGCAGCTACTACTGAAGAATCAACTACAGAGGAATCAACAACTGAAGAAGCAACAACACAAGAAAAATCAACAACTGAGGAAGCTAGTTCTTCCTCAAGTTCCAGGAGTACCGAACAAGCAGCAGAAAAAGCTAAAGACGAATAG
- the gpsB gene encoding cell division regulator GpsB, which translates to MADVTLKLSAKDIYEKEFEKGLRGFKTEEVDAFLDDIISDYQKMADLNNEVIKLTEENNKLNKEVEQLRIRVASGRSQGSQQYNSNNVDILKRISNLEKAVFGE; encoded by the coding sequence ATGGCTGATGTAACATTGAAGCTTTCTGCAAAAGATATTTACGAAAAAGAATTCGAAAAAGGCTTAAGAGGCTTTAAAACAGAAGAAGTAGATGCATTTTTAGATGATATCATTTCAGATTATCAAAAAATGGCAGATTTAAATAATGAAGTCATTAAATTAACAGAAGAAAACAACAAATTAAACAAAGAAGTAGAACAATTAAGAATCCGTGTTGCTTCTGGTAGATCACAAGGCTCACAACAGTATAATTCAAATAACGTTGATATTTTAAAGAGAATTTCAAATCTTGAAAAAGCTGTTTTTGGTGAATAA
- a CDS encoding b(o/a)3-type cytochrome-c oxidase subunit 1 — MIERLNKQDSKLVMAHMYVVIACLILGGLAGLLQTFVRSGLLQLPKSISYYQILTVHGIVLALVLTTFFILGFQYAAVAKTSGHLSPLQRKLGWIGYYVMIIGTVMAATMVLLNKATVLYTFYAPLQAHVIFYVGMALVVVGSWISGLGQILKYVEFKKNNPKKKSPLLSYMVAINCVMWIVCSLGVASTVLFQLIPWSLGLVERVDVSLSRTLFWYFGHALVYFWLLPAYMCWYAIVPKIIGAKAFSDNLARMSFMLFLFFSIPVGIHHQLVEPGIDDMWKYFQVILTFMVVIPSFMTAFSLFATFETHGRSLGYKGLFGWFKSLPWNDARFVVPFLGMLAFIPGGAGGLVNASAQMNGLIHNTIWVTGHFHLTVASAVILTFFGVMYWLVPHCTGRKLTKFTNKLALMQGYTWAIGMTIMSGAMHYVGLFKGAPRRSTYSLYGGSKQAAEWIPYQVLQAVGGTILFISIILVVMVFIHLAFLSPKGEETFPVAEALDEHQPVTKLVENWRFLIIITVLLILVAYTVPIGQMFMDPPPGAKGLGAGKLW, encoded by the coding sequence ATGATAGAACGTTTAAACAAACAAGACAGTAAACTTGTTATGGCACATATGTATGTAGTCATTGCTTGTTTAATTCTCGGGGGGCTTGCAGGTTTACTACAGACTTTTGTTAGATCTGGATTATTACAACTCCCTAAAAGTATATCTTATTATCAAATTCTTACTGTACACGGTATTGTATTAGCACTCGTTTTAACAACTTTCTTTATTCTTGGATTCCAATATGCAGCAGTTGCTAAAACAAGTGGACATTTATCGCCGCTACAAAGAAAACTAGGATGGATTGGCTATTATGTCATGATCATCGGAACAGTTATGGCAGCTACTATGGTTTTATTAAATAAAGCGACAGTATTGTATACTTTTTATGCGCCGTTACAAGCTCATGTTATCTTCTACGTTGGAATGGCATTAGTTGTCGTAGGTAGTTGGATTTCAGGACTTGGACAAATTTTAAAATATGTAGAGTTTAAGAAAAATAATCCTAAGAAGAAGTCACCTCTTCTAAGTTATATGGTCGCAATTAACTGTGTAATGTGGATTGTATGTTCTTTAGGGGTAGCTTCAACAGTATTATTCCAACTTATACCTTGGTCTTTAGGTTTAGTTGAAAGAGTTGATGTATCTTTAAGTAGAACATTATTCTGGTATTTCGGACATGCACTTGTATATTTCTGGTTATTGCCAGCATACATGTGTTGGTATGCTATTGTTCCAAAAATCATCGGTGCAAAAGCATTCTCAGATAACTTAGCTAGAATGTCATTCATGCTATTCTTATTCTTCAGTATTCCAGTTGGTATACACCATCAATTAGTTGAACCAGGTATCGATGATATGTGGAAATACTTCCAAGTTATTTTAACATTTATGGTCGTCATACCTTCATTTATGACAGCATTTAGTTTATTTGCAACTTTTGAAACGCATGGTCGTTCATTAGGTTATAAAGGATTATTCGGTTGGTTTAAATCATTACCATGGAACGATGCAAGATTTGTAGTACCATTCTTAGGTATGCTTGCATTTATACCTGGAGGCGCTGGCGGATTAGTTAACGCTTCAGCACAAATGAACGGATTAATTCATAATACAATTTGGGTTACAGGACATTTCCATTTAACAGTAGCATCTGCAGTAATTTTAACGTTCTTTGGAGTGATGTACTGGTTAGTCCCACATTGTACAGGTAGAAAATTAACAAAATTCACTAATAAACTAGCACTTATGCAAGGTTATACTTGGGCAATTGGGATGACGATTATGAGTGGTGCTATGCATTATGTAGGATTATTCAAAGGCGCACCAAGAAGATCAACTTACTCTTTATACGGTGGATCTAAACAAGCAGCTGAATGGATTCCATATCAAGTATTGCAAGCAGTCGGAGGTACAATATTATTCATTTCGATCATATTAGTTGTGATGGTATTTATTCACTTAGCCTTCTTATCACCAAAAGGAGAAGAAACATTCCCTGTTGCAGAAGCACTAGATGAACATCAACCTGTAACGAAATTAGTAGAAAACTGGAGATTCTTAATTATTATTACAGTGTTATTAATTTTAGTAGCCTATACAGTTCCAATTGGGCAAATGTTTATGGACCCACCACCAGGAGCAAAAGGTTTAGGCGCAGGAAAACTATGGTAA
- the recU gene encoding Holliday junction resolvase RecU: protein MNYPNGKKVSKDTSKVLRKDSTNYSRIQYGKRGMNLEEEIDKSNQYFRMENIAVIHKKPTPIQIVDVDYPKRQKAVIKEAYFRKPSTTDYNGVYKGYYIDFEAKETKNKTSFPLNNIHDHQVLHMNQVIKQRGICFLLIKFSYHDSVFLLPFKDFMVYWDRFKSGGKKSITYKEIENDGYLIPFQYRPRIDYIKIVDQLIKMESEALK from the coding sequence GTGAATTATCCAAATGGTAAAAAAGTTTCAAAAGATACTTCTAAAGTCTTACGCAAAGATTCGACCAACTATAGTAGAATACAATATGGTAAACGTGGTATGAATTTAGAAGAGGAAATTGATAAATCTAACCAATACTTTCGAATGGAAAACATTGCTGTTATTCATAAGAAACCAACGCCTATTCAAATAGTAGATGTTGATTATCCTAAAAGACAAAAAGCAGTCATTAAAGAAGCTTACTTCAGGAAACCTTCAACTACTGATTATAATGGTGTTTACAAAGGTTATTATATTGATTTTGAAGCTAAAGAAACAAAGAATAAAACGAGCTTCCCTTTGAATAATATTCATGACCATCAAGTATTACATATGAATCAAGTCATCAAGCAACGAGGCATATGTTTTTTATTGATAAAATTCAGCTATCATGATAGCGTATTTTTATTACCTTTTAAGGATTTTATGGTATATTGGGACAGATTTAAATCTGGAGGGAAAAAATCCATCACATATAAAGAGATTGAAAATGATGGCTATCTTATTCCTTTCCAATATAGACCTAGAATTGACTACATAAAAATAGTTGATCAACTGATAAAAATGGAAAGTGAGGCGCTCAAATGA
- a CDS encoding class I SAM-dependent RNA methyltransferase, which yields MYQLLATSPMGLESIVAKEVQDLGYETTVENGRVLFEGDETAIVKANLWLRTADRVKIVIGRFKATTFDELFERTKSLPWEDVIGAQGMFPVQGKSVKSKLFSVSDCQAIVKKAIVERLKQAYEIKGWIDESGSKYQVEVSLLKDEALLTIDTSGSGLHKRGYRLAQGEAPMKETLAAALVKLTNWNGDTPFIDPFCGSGTLAIEACLLAQNIAPGFNRDFASEDWDIIPEGLYDQLRQEADDAALYDKEVEVFASDIDPRMVEIAKANAVEVGLGDIIKFKVQDVHELEVPTGPVSIIGNPPYGERIGERGEVEAMYEHLGKIMKENNQVSLYMLTSYKEFEHLVGNQATKRRKLFNGYIECTYYQYWGKRNKN from the coding sequence ATGTATCAATTACTCGCTACTAGTCCAATGGGATTAGAATCAATTGTTGCTAAAGAGGTCCAAGATTTAGGATACGAAACAACTGTAGAAAATGGACGTGTATTATTTGAAGGTGATGAAACAGCAATTGTTAAAGCAAACTTATGGTTAAGAACTGCTGATAGAGTCAAAATAGTAATAGGACGTTTTAAAGCTACAACTTTTGACGAACTATTTGAAAGAACGAAATCTTTGCCATGGGAAGATGTAATTGGCGCACAAGGTATGTTTCCTGTACAAGGTAAAAGTGTTAAATCAAAACTATTTAGTGTTTCAGACTGCCAAGCAATTGTAAAAAAAGCAATCGTAGAAAGACTTAAACAAGCCTATGAAATTAAAGGTTGGATTGATGAATCAGGAAGTAAATATCAAGTTGAAGTATCATTACTTAAAGACGAAGCACTATTAACAATTGATACATCAGGTTCAGGATTACACAAAAGAGGTTACAGATTAGCACAAGGTGAAGCACCTATGAAAGAAACATTAGCTGCTGCACTTGTGAAATTAACAAACTGGAATGGCGATACACCATTTATCGATCCATTCTGTGGTTCAGGAACTTTAGCAATAGAAGCATGTCTACTTGCTCAAAATATAGCACCTGGATTCAATCGTGACTTTGCAAGTGAAGATTGGGACATCATTCCAGAAGGATTATATGACCAATTAAGACAAGAAGCAGACGATGCTGCACTTTATGATAAAGAAGTAGAAGTATTTGCTAGCGATATTGATCCTAGAATGGTCGAAATAGCAAAAGCAAACGCTGTAGAAGTAGGTTTAGGAGATATTATAAAATTCAAAGTACAAGATGTACATGAACTTGAAGTGCCAACAGGTCCAGTTTCAATAATTGGAAACCCACCATACGGAGAAAGAATAGGGGAACGTGGCGAAGTCGAAGCAATGTATGAACACTTAGGTAAAATTATGAAAGAAAATAACCAAGTATCATTATATATGCTTACAAGTTATAAAGAATTTGAACACTTAGTAGGGAACCAAGCTACTAAGAGAAGAAAATTATTTAACGGTTATATCGAATGTACTTACTACCAATATTGGGGTAAAAGAAATAAAAATTAA